In Mytilus edulis chromosome 8, xbMytEdul2.2, whole genome shotgun sequence, the genomic window TCTTCCCAATGCGTTGACAAACTCTCTTCGCTAAATGTACAACAGTTTATGGTAATACTCATACCACGTTTAACATATAATAACTTGATTTGTCTCGATTGACTGAATGGGGCCTCATCGGTTACGCTAATAATTGATCACTCAATAAATGAGCAGGTTTTTTTGTTAACTCTTGAACAAATTGTCCAGTAATGTTAATTGTTCCCATTAATAAATGAAACACTTAATACGATTTCGCTAAGTGAAAGGATGAagttttaaaacatgttaaaatcattGTTGCATTATGGGAATATAAAACTGAATACCTATAATTATGATTAACGCATTTGCAAAAGATTAATGCGCAAGTTGGTATTCTATAATGATTTTTTGTGGTTTTATTCCTTCATGCATTTTAGGAGAGAACACGGTTTACATCATTTCAAAGCATATACCTTTCATTTAATAACcgttaaaaacatttaaaactgttgAATTTGTCTCGTATCGTTTAATCATTTAGTTTGTTATGTTGTTTGCAGACATTGATATTTGATACGAAATCAGTGTCAATGATATCAAGGCAATCATTCGTACGCCTtcacataaacataaacataaacatctgataattgttttttaataacTGTATGTTTAGTCAAACCAATAACTAATTACATGGATTTATGTAACTCTCAACAGGAGTTTGATATTTGAGCGCATTGAGGATAAATGTTCTTTTAGTTTGCGCTCAGCATTTATAATGTTTGCGCGCATTTATTTTACAAGTACCAGAGAAATTTATGATGGATATGTCGATAGTTTATTTATGATAGTTTTATAAGTCCATTATTAATGCtatttttgaagaagaaaaaaatcattctttttaaatatctttttttttcatattaaaccTTCACAAAGTATTCCGTAATAATGAGGAATCGCTATAAGGTATGCTTATTATTCAAATAAGTATATTTCTGAGTGGATGTGTTTTCCTGTTCCTAAACTAAGAGGGATTGATACACAAGCAGGAACTGTTAAATGTAGAAGTGAGGAAGGAAAGTGCGTACGTGATTGAACGTTTCCGATAGAACGAAAAAGTACGAATGATATATTTTCTTAAAGTGGTGGGCATCAAATATGTAGCAAGTTTAATGTAGCTCCCAATGCTGTGCATCTAGTTGCTAGCAATTTTTCATTATTATCCTGTATACTACCAATTTACGTTCCCCTCTTACCCATATATGTTACTTACAACGTAATTTGTACTTCATCGGGATAGTGTGCATGTCATTATGTTTAAGTATGCCGTATGCGCTATCAAACTTTTTTGTATTGCcgttttttatcagattttggATTTTTGCTTGGATTTCTTACGTCACAAACATTGCGTATCTGTTATGTATGTTTACACATTTTCAGGCGATGAATACCGATCATTGTTATGTTTACCAATTATGTCTGTCAACATTATACAACTGTCACACAAAATTAAAGTTTAGTGTATCGTGTTTCTTCGGAAAATCAcagtaccaagccaggaataagacagttgtttacAATCTTTCCGTTATTATCgagctttttttttatcttttcagatTTTATGAACTCTCTCTCTTTTTGTAAATGCTTTTCACCTAAAACATCATAATATAATAAATAGAGTGATGTCGGAATATAACTCCCTGAGCCCGTATTTACCTGTTATCATATGTCAAAGTACTCGGAGGTGTGTCTCTTGATGATGAGTCTTCACTATCTGCTTCGGTTATTTTTCCGTCCACTTTTATTCCGTATCTTAAATAACAAGAAATAGACACTGATTGTAGTAAAACGAACAGTTACATAGGGTTTTAATCCCTTTCTTAATTGTTCAATAAATGTGTAAATTACACCTACAATACACGGTTAACCATAAATGAACGATTTTTAAAAAGCTGTAAACACATAATTTTTACATCCCTAAAGAAGCCAAGGATCACTATAGTATATACAATAGCTGACAAAGTTAATCTTAATGTATATTGTGATCGATTTATATGATCAGTCGTCACAACTTCAATACttacatgatttataacattCGTAAATAATCCTTATTATCAGAAATAAAGATTCAAATTCCCTTATTCAACTTTTTTCCTGCGGTGGATTTGCCTATACTTATCAGTAAGATTCTGCGTTCATATAAATActttatctttttaaatatttataacagATAATTATAAACTTTTCGGTTTGAGCAATCTAGGTGATAAATCATCCAAACAAGCTTttcgaaaaaaaattgacaaagacataatcttttaatctgatttattgaggtctggagctggcatatcgTTAACTGATAGTAgccctttgttaatttatgtatcattgtcattttactAAGTTTCTGTTGATCCCTATTCTGACATCTCTTGgacttattttcacttctttttacCGTGCATATTGCTGAGTGTTTCTTTATACTACATTGACTAGAaatatggggagggttgagatctcacaaaacatgtttaaccccgcagcatttttgcgcctgtcccaagacaggaacctctggcctttgctagtctcgTATGTTGAGTTGTTCCTTGAGTGTTATGGGGTTAAGTAGGACGTTCAGTTTCACTGAACACATTTTTCTAAAGGGTCCAGCTGATATCTACCTTCATGCGCGGGATTTTTTTTCTGCGTTGAAGACACGGTGTTGGAATTTGGCTGTTATCATCTATTTGATCGGTTTGTTGTCTCTACGACATAtaacccatttccattctcaattttattatcaaatatatcagtCTTATACGCCAGAAGCACGTATATATATAACGCAACAAGTTGATTACGTGTAATTAACATTCACTTATAGATAAAGGTAgataacaattattaaaaatgataaattaaaaaatgatCATATAACGAAAATATAACCATAAACATAAAAACTTGCATTGTAACCAATTTATGACTTAACAAATCCTAATGTAAATACATATCCAGTAATTACGGTCATTACCTTTCCATAGCTTCTTTATTTGGACGAAAATGTCTGCGTTCTTCAAATCTTTGTTGGAACGCTTGTACACCTGCTAATTCCTTCTTCAAAGTTTCAACATCATCGATTGTATTACTTTTATTGACTTTCGTAAATGATcttaaagtaaaattgattttcaaataatacatttaacattacatacaatatatacaatattaaaaattaaatttttatgagGACAACTCTCTGTCATTTTACATATTTCACAAGTTTAACGCGCGTCTGATACATCTACCACTGGtaatcagattaaaaaaaaacacattgagTTAATTGAATTACACTGCGTATAACATATACAAAGGCATGgaataccatatacatgtatgatatattaACATAAACATTTCTAGGAAAGACGGCTGAAGTTTGGTATTAATTTGAGAATTTGTAAATGAATCGGTTTTGAGGTAATAGTTGAGACTTTAAAGTATTAAAGTGTTCGTCTCTGTTTCAAATTACTCTCATGgttgtttgtatgtatgtatgtatatgtgtTAAATGCAGTTGTGTCAAGTGTGTTtcaatgtgggtttttttttcaagaaggcACTTAAAATTGAATGAGTATATCATGCATGACAATTGTTACCGTTAATATTTATATCACCACCTTTTGAAAcctttttttcttatatgttattatcattttttttaataactaacAGCGCAAAAATATCGAGACACAAGTAAAATTTCAGATTCAGCCATATATTCTATAGTATTACATGTAGTACTGTAGCGATATTTATAAACGTAATTAATACAAACATTTTTGACATCCGCTTTATTTCACCCATTGTATGTTGCTGTTCTTTCAAAAGCTTATGTACTTTCCTTATTTCTTGATCTTTTTGCTGGATTGTAACTTTCATTCTACAATGACAGGTTTCATATAGCTAATTATATATGAAATCATATTACTGATATCTAAAATCATATATCTGATATCTGAAATCATATAAGTGATATCAGAAATCATATTACTGATATCTGATTTAACATACATGTAACTGATATTGGAAATCATATTACTGATATCAGAAATCATATTAGGAAGTATAAAATAGACGCTGCAGACAAGTAAGGAAGTATATGaacattaaaatataatgttCGATAAATAGCTTATAAACAATTgcatttctttgttttattgaTTATTATAAATTTGTATATCGTGTTTAAATGCCTAGCATAGCTAAATATATTACACGTTAAACTATTAGCTTTTTTAATAGATATTACCATTCAAATATTGACGGTTTCAAAAAAAGATGAATAGTTTGTTAACATATCAATTAAGCTCAAGAGACATTCACATAGGTTTGTGATGTTCTTTTTGTTGTAAATTGCATGATCAGCTATTCATTTTAATCGGACAATTCCTGATAAAACCTACTGTGTTTTTCTCCGTTCTTTTCTCAGTGTCCTCTTGTTGTGGGAATGTATTAGTAGCCTGTCACGTtctctattttgttttgttagtttCTTTCTTTGCATCGATCTGATAAGGCAagcctttttcaacagatttttatagtttgttcatatgttgtactgttaagcCACTGTCTAAAGTTAGGGGAAGGCTTGAACACCCGCAAAGATGTTTAACCTCGCCTCATTCTGTATATGCCTGTTTTAAGTcacgagcctgtaattcagttattGTCACATCTGTTCTTTAATAGCTGACATTGTTGATCGAAAAttatgtatcaacaacatatatttttttttagcaaaatctATGAAGTAAAATAAGagatttgattatttaaagaatcTTTTTTTGCATGCCAAATTTTACTCAAATCTGTAACATAACCaatttactgtaacttgaccttaacTGAGCTGATATCTACATAtaagataaaagaaaatgtactaaaaaaatcaattagATGACGAAATAGtcttatatatatcatatatatttaaatacactagggtatatttttaatgaaagGTATGAAGaatattgacaacatatttttataacTGTAAATATTCgataatcaattcaaatttaCATTTTAGACGAAAACGtttaacgattttttttaaatataaatacatgatTGTGAAAACTACTTATTACGTTTTATTGTTATAAGAATTGACATTGTTTAATTATTACTTATCGACAACCACACAGCTTAACCCTTTTATCAGAGGTTtcgcaaaaaacaaaaacacataaaagCCTTTTGTTTTTAAGGTTTTGCATCGACAATACCTGCAGAATGTTTATTACAAGACAAATGGTTCGTAGACATGACAAAATATCAAACTTGTTAATTCCTCACCTTTTGCCTTCCTCAAAAACAAAAGAAGACAAAATTATACAAACTGTTATCTGGATCTGATACATTATTGTTTCGTCGGGAAAATATTGATCAACCGATATAAGTGAGAACAAAAAGGTAACCAGACTATATGTCAAcaacattttaagtttttaatttatctttGTGTATTACTTTATATCTATATTGAGTTCttgataaattttgaatattcGTTCGTTAGCTGAGAGGTCAATTTGAAGCAACAAACATTATGTTAACAAAGTTGATATTTACTGTTTTTCCTTTTCGTCAAACACTCTTCTGTTTTCTTCAAAAGATTGCTGCAGCAGctgtatttttgttatcaattGACATTCACGTTTGTCTGCTTCTTCTAAGCTGCAACGAATAGATACGAGTATAAAATTTAAAAGTCTGAACGGTTTGTGTAAATAAAAGTAACGCCATgactaacaaagaaaaagacaaatttaTGCTAAAAACAATGAAAGAGATAACAAACCCTGGCGTTAAACAAGCACAAATGGAAATTGCAGGGTCAACATGTTGATAGCGCTAACCTCTCTCCTATCCTATAATAGTGGTGTATCAACAAAATCAATAACAATATATTTGCTGCTGTACCGTGTTTTTGTTTCGTCAAATTCTTTCCGTTCGTTTTCCAAAGATATATACAGCAACTCTATTTCCCTAgtcatttcattttcttttgcTTTTGCAGCATTCAACCTGAAATAGAGACATTTAGAATAAAACAATCTACAAAACTATGACTACTGGTCAAAGTCACCACCATATGCAGCAACTATGTTCTAGATACGGGACTTCAGAGAAATTAATCTGTATTGATTTTTAAATTCAactgcttttttttaaaattataaatgtcAATTTCCATATTACTAATATATTAATTTTCAAGAGGAAAAACTATACCACAATCTATGAaataaggtaaaataacaaaataataacatcGAGGAAGATTCAAACCGGAAAAtacataatcaaatggcaaaatcaaacgctcaaatagttatcaaaggtaccaggattataatttaatacgccagccgcgcgtttcgtctacataagactcagcagtgacgctcagataaaaaaagtacaaaattgaagagcactgaagacccaaaattccgaaaagttttgcCGGAAACGGTCAAGGTATtttatgcctggaataagaaaatccttagtatttcgttTATACtttagtaaacaggaaatttataaaggACCACATAATTGGTACTCATGACAACACCGAGAGACTGACTAATGCTGGGTTGATGATGTTTtgtatcaaacgaatgaataacttatgtcaaatttcaaaacaattgtgGTTTTTTGCTAGCTCAAGGTAGCACTACAGGTTTacaatgattttttgaaaaatatttgttttatcccataagtttgaagtaagtattattctgcacagtttgtaaaaatcccAAAGTCATTATCATATCACATTGATAATGaacttatgtaaataaaagcacatgtaattaaactaaatattttttatatatgcattAAGATTTGActtatatatcaattttctgttgATACCAATGTCCAGCTGTTAATACCTGACCGCAAGATAAATATCTCATTGCATTGGTACAAAACTAATTTATAAAACATGGACGTTtagaatagagaaaaagaaaaagatatgaaAAGGAAAACATCTTAAGGGAAAAAGTCTaccaaaataataaaagaaacttTGGAAAAGAATGTGAAAGTATCTTTGAAAGCCTCTGACTGCATGTATAAATTTCTCGTCTTTGGTCttctacatttaaaaacaaaattaggcATTTTAACTAATTGTTAGCTTGTGTGAAACTTTTTAATTCCATAAAACTCAAAAATCATTTTGTACAGTCTATTTTCAAGAAGGGGTTGGTCGTGATGTCTTTTGATGCACAATTTTGATTGTCTAGCTAATTtcagtcatcatggtcatattgtatattttttttaaattctaatgaaAATAAGTCTTTATAGTGAGAATAATGATGTTGAATATTGCGTATATGCACCTAGTCAATCCTGTTATTCTCTTATCTTAGACTTCCTGGACAGTGGCGGAACTTTGTCTATATTTAATAACTTCATCACAGATCTTGGTCAAAACTGTGACGTCAAACGTCCGCCAAGTAAGTGTTATACAGTGCACagaaaatgcaaattttacaGCATTAGAGCATCAAAGACACAAGGTGTGTATTGATAAAGAAATGGTGTCAGAACACTCATGGGTTGTTCCCAATGGCGGTTTGGATTTTTGTGGCATTTATAGAGTGGCATCCCGTTTACCATGGATTTTAATATATTACagaataattttgaataaattttagtAGCctttcatttagaaaaaaatatggttTTCAACTTTTTGTAAGCTGCAATACCAGATaccaataaaacatttttgtcaaACAATCAATTAAATTCAATCCATATTACGGAAGTACAAAACTCTTTATGCCAATACATTAACTAGATtagatattaaaacaaaatgataaagatACTTACTGTTTTTCTTGTTGCACTTCATTCTCTGTTTGCTTTAATAATAGAGACTTTAAGAAGTCATTACTTGCATTAACGTCAGCGTTGTCATTACGCCCTGTCAAACTGTAAAAGTCGGAatagaattatttgacaattaactattatcaataattcattttaaaatacatttagttcaacttttttctttgattttttatatagtAATAAACGTTTTATACGCGTATCTGATAATAATTAAATCCAAACATGTTAAAAGAAGTTATatacttcattttcagaaaacgacatctgtaacaaacataaacttttagctacttctttacaagcagaaccaaacacaatgaaagtcccaactatgtactggcttccgaagctgcacaaaaaaccttacaaatatagatttatttcatcttccagccattgttcaactactaaattgtctgttttacttactagtacacttggtacaataaaaaacctgataataaattgttcaaataaggcctttgaaaatagtggaattaattacttttggagtgtcaaaaactcgttggaagtacttgataaattgcatgcatatattggtgattttgaatctgttcaaagttttgatttttctaccctatataccactttgcctcatattcttattaagaaaaaattcacatccctaattcactgggcatttaaaaagtcggaatgcgagtacatatgttcaaactcttttagatcattttttagtagcaataaacaaaagaactatgtcaattggacatgctttgatactatttatgcacttgaatttttacttgataacatttttgttcgctttggagattccgtatatcgtcaagttattggaattccaatggggactaactgtgcaccacttattgcggacctgtttttgtattgttatgagttacaatttatgactaaaattagcaaagacccatcaaaacaacatttgatacaaaaatttaacaatacttttagatatttggatgatatattggctctaaataatgacgacttcagtatgtatactaaagaaatttatcctgtagaacttactttaaataaagctaatgataacaatgaccactgccctttcctcgatcttgatatctatatcataaacgggaagcttaatacaaaaatttatgataaaagagatgatttttcatttcctattgttaattatccatttttagatggtgacgttcccttgtcaccatcttatggtgtttatatatctcaacttgtacgattcgctcgtgtatgtaacaatgtattagattttagcgagagaaatttatgtattactgaaaaattattacaccagggttttcgatatcacaaactggtcaaaacatttactaaattttatcaccggtataaggaaataattcgtaaatataactcaacatgcagacatcttatacgttcaggtatttcacatccaaaattttatggaaatattctttataaagcacaaaaatgccagtattctcctcagaaactaacaaaacctttaaatagacttattaaaaggggatattgttacgatactgttgtcaggtcattaaagattgcatattttggctttaacattgattcactgatagggtctttgcatcggaactaaacacatttatttcttaaaaaaaaccagttgttggcatgacacgggttatgttcttctcatatattttatgatagtatgatactaaacccctaacgggagggattgtacctgatattcatatgatgaagacataatctttcaatcagtttaatttagatctggagctggcatgtcagttaactgctagtagtctgttgttatttatgtattattgtcattttatttattttcttttgttacatcttttgacatcagactcggacttctcttgaactgaattttaatgtgcgtattgttattcttttacttttctacattggctagaggtatagggggagggttgagatctcataaacatgtttaaccccgccgcaattttgcgcctatcccaagtcaggagcctctggcctttgttagtcttgtatgattttaaattttagtttcttgtgtataattcggagtttagtatgacgtccattatcactgtactattatgcatattttagggaccagctgaaggacacctacgggtgcgggaattctcgctacattgaagacccattggttgacttcggctgttgtttgctctatggtcgggtggttgtcgctttgacatattcaccatttcctttctcaattttattgtttttgtagtATCAAATATGTGATATTTTAGCTGTTACATTACAACGGTTGAttgaacaacaaaacaaaacatattatattcatatatggAACATTGGGGACAGTTTTTATAGAATGTTAGCATAATATACTCATACCAGTGAAGATTTTCATTATCTAATAAATATGAAGATTCTCGGAACGATTTGTAGTGTCGTTCTCTATCCAATATATGTAGATTTTTTATTGATTCCCAAgactttttaatatatttgatttgttcGTTCAGGTCGTAATTTTTTCTCTCAGAACGTTCGTTTTCCCTTTGCAGTTCAATCACAGTTCCTTTGTATtctgttatttctttaaaatatctgcaataaatatatgaaa contains:
- the LOC139483971 gene encoding probable DNA double-strand break repair Rad50 ATPase, which translates into the protein MNLTGRNDNADVNASNDFLKSLLLKQTENEVQQEKQLNAAKAKENEMTREIELLYISLENERKEFDETKTRLEEADKRECQLITKIQLLQQSFEENRRVFDEKEKQMKVTIQQKDQEIRKVHKLLKEQQHTMGEIKRMSKISFTKVNKSNTIDDVETLKKELAGVQAFQQRFEERRHFRPNKEAMERYGIKVDGKITEADSEDSSSRDTPPSTLTYDNSEESLSTHWEEQRKEKLQTRKNLHTIINPKSVKIYN